One window of the Candidatus Bathyarchaeota archaeon genome contains the following:
- a CDS encoding phenylacetate--CoA ligase, producing the protein MPREKLVELQEERLKKIVQYCYKKVPTYRMKFRDAGITPDDIKNLDDLKKIPFTTKEDLRKAYPYGMLAVDSSRVLELHASSGTTGHPTTCAYTKNDLELWSKTMARIYASAGTKKGDVVQNAYGYGLFTGGLGFHYGALEVGATVLPIASGNTERQIRLAKEYGTTVLACTPSYAAYLGEYANEKLGIDPVSELKWKSGLFGAEAWSEELRHRIQELLGLEAFDVYGLSEVIGPGVSVECPEHNGLHVFEDYFIPEIIDPVTGEKVEEGNTGELVLTTLTREATPVLRFKTGDITSFTTEECSCGRTVGKMQRILGRADAMFKVRGVKMWPTTVEHALLLVEEASQNYQIVLERPERLDIMTVHVEPEKEIFESVDGNLSKLQNLNHKIVESIKTVTGVKANVVLVPYNSLPRFEGKAKRVKDLRGEGIF; encoded by the coding sequence ATGCCCCGAGAAAAACTTGTAGAACTGCAAGAGGAACGTCTAAAAAAAATTGTGCAATATTGCTACAAGAAAGTTCCAACCTATAGAATGAAGTTCAGAGACGCTGGAATAACCCCAGACGACATAAAAAACTTGGACGACCTTAAAAAAATCCCCTTCACAACTAAAGAAGACCTTCGTAAGGCGTATCCTTATGGAATGTTAGCGGTGGACAGCAGCAGAGTTCTAGAATTACATGCAAGCTCTGGAACAACGGGACACCCAACAACATGTGCTTATACCAAAAATGATTTGGAACTTTGGTCAAAGACAATGGCGAGAATATACGCTTCTGCTGGGACAAAGAAAGGTGATGTTGTGCAGAATGCTTACGGGTATGGCTTATTTACAGGTGGCTTAGGCTTCCATTATGGAGCGCTGGAAGTTGGTGCTACCGTTTTACCTATTGCTTCTGGTAATACCGAACGTCAGATCAGACTTGCAAAAGAATATGGGACAACCGTACTTGCGTGTACGCCGAGTTACGCAGCCTACTTAGGCGAGTATGCAAACGAAAAGCTTGGGATAGACCCCGTAAGCGAGCTTAAGTGGAAGAGCGGGTTGTTCGGAGCTGAAGCGTGGTCTGAAGAGCTTAGACATAGAATTCAAGAGCTTTTGGGACTTGAAGCCTTTGACGTTTACGGGCTTTCAGAAGTGATTGGTCCGGGAGTGTCAGTAGAATGCCCAGAACACAACGGTCTCCACGTTTTTGAAGATTACTTCATACCAGAGATAATTGACCCAGTGACTGGGGAAAAAGTTGAGGAAGGCAATACTGGAGAACTCGTGTTAACAACGTTGACTAGAGAGGCAACACCCGTGCTCAGGTTCAAAACAGGAGACATAACATCCTTTACAACTGAAGAATGCTCATGCGGAAGGACTGTAGGAAAGATGCAAAGGATTTTGGGTAGAGCAGATGCTATGTTCAAAGTCAGAGGCGTGAAGATGTGGCCAACAACCGTAGAGCACGCGTTACTTCTCGTAGAAGAAGCCTCTCAAAATTATCAGATAGTCCTTGAGCGTCCAGAACGATTGGATATCATGACAGTACATGTTGAACCTGAAAAAGAAATCTTCGAAAGCGTAGACGGAAACCTCTCAAAACTTCAAAATCTTAATCACAAGATTGTGGAATCCATAAAAACGGTAACTGGAGTTAAGGCAAATGTAGTCTTGGTTCCCTACAACAGTCTGCCGAGATTCGAAGGAAAAGCAAAAAGAGTGAAAGATCTAAGAGGAGAAGGAATCTTCTAA
- a CDS encoding 3-hydroxyacyl-CoA dehydrogenase family protein, producing the protein MEVKKIAVLGAGLMGHGICQVAAQSGFDVWLRDIEQRFVDHGMEMIRMSLARFESKGKITHDQVDEILRRIHPTLSLEEAVKDADLIVEAVPEKPEIKIPVLKEADTYASPHAIIASNTSSISITQLGSTTKRPEKICGMHFFNPPQLMRLVEVIRGIKTSDDTIQTVLDTAHKMGKETVLVKKDSPGFIVNRILIPALNEAVALYWEGVADRDDIDKAIKLGLNWPMGPLMLLDYIGADTTLSIAEVLTQGIDPRFHPTTGLKQMVRANLLGRKTGKGFYDWTEKK; encoded by the coding sequence ATGGAAGTTAAGAAAATTGCAGTGCTAGGTGCTGGACTGATGGGTCACGGAATTTGCCAAGTTGCCGCGCAAAGCGGGTTCGATGTGTGGCTCAGAGATATTGAACAACGTTTCGTTGATCATGGAATGGAGATGATACGTATGAGCCTAGCTAGATTTGAGAGTAAAGGCAAGATTACACACGACCAAGTGGACGAAATTCTACGCCGAATCCATCCAACACTTAGCTTGGAAGAAGCCGTGAAAGACGCCGACTTGATTGTTGAAGCAGTTCCCGAAAAGCCAGAAATAAAAATACCTGTCTTAAAAGAAGCCGACACATACGCGTCACCACACGCGATTATTGCTTCAAACACCAGCTCAATAAGCATTACACAACTCGGCTCTACCACTAAAAGGCCCGAAAAAATCTGTGGTATGCACTTCTTCAACCCCCCACAACTGATGCGACTGGTAGAAGTGATAAGAGGCATCAAAACATCAGACGATACAATCCAGACAGTGTTAGATACAGCCCATAAAATGGGGAAAGAAACGGTGCTGGTTAAAAAGGACAGCCCAGGATTTATTGTAAACCGCATCCTAATCCCAGCCCTGAACGAAGCAGTGGCCCTTTACTGGGAAGGTGTAGCAGATAGAGATGACATTGACAAAGCAATCAAACTTGGGTTAAACTGGCCTATGGGACCTTTAATGTTGCTGGACTACATAGGAGCGGACACAACACTGTCTATCGCTGAAGTGCTAACCCAAGGAATCGACCCCAGATTCCATCCAACTACGGGCCTAAAGCAAATGGTGCGTGCAAACTTGTTGGGGCGCAAAACTGGAAAGGGTTTTTACGACTGGACAGAGAAAAAGTAG
- a CDS encoding enoyl-CoA hydratase/isomerase family protein, with amino-acid sequence MDFKYIIYEKSEGIATITLNRPEALNAWSKELTEEFLGAMDDVQKDENVKVVVITGAGEKAFSAGADIKAMKGMTALEARELSKMGYEICDAIENVGKPVIAAINGYALGGGMEVSMACDFRIASEKARMGQTEINIGLIPGWGGTQRLTRLVGKAKAKELVFTGKIIDANTAFQWGIVNKVVAAEGFMMAVRQFAKELAGKAPVALKVAKSLIDMGSDIDLKAALALEREGFGVVASSEDLQEGVSAFMEKRKPAWKGK; translated from the coding sequence ATGGATTTCAAATATATAATATACGAGAAGAGTGAGGGAATAGCCACAATAACACTGAACCGTCCAGAAGCTCTGAACGCTTGGAGCAAAGAACTTACAGAAGAATTCTTAGGCGCCATGGATGATGTGCAAAAAGACGAAAATGTAAAAGTGGTTGTTATCACCGGGGCTGGGGAAAAAGCGTTTTCGGCAGGAGCAGATATCAAAGCGATGAAAGGCATGACTGCCCTAGAAGCTAGAGAGTTGTCTAAGATGGGATATGAAATTTGCGATGCAATAGAGAACGTCGGAAAACCTGTAATCGCTGCAATTAATGGTTATGCTTTAGGCGGAGGTATGGAGGTCTCTATGGCTTGCGATTTCCGTATCGCCAGCGAAAAAGCACGAATGGGACAAACGGAAATTAATATTGGTCTTATTCCAGGTTGGGGTGGAACGCAACGTCTCACCAGACTTGTCGGCAAAGCCAAAGCCAAAGAACTTGTCTTTACTGGAAAGATAATCGATGCCAATACTGCTTTTCAATGGGGTATAGTTAACAAGGTTGTAGCTGCGGAAGGATTTATGATGGCTGTCAGGCAGTTTGCTAAGGAATTAGCTGGCAAGGCTCCCGTGGCGCTGAAGGTGGCAAAATCTCTTATAGACATGGGGTCGGACATAGATTTGAAGGCGGCGCTGGCTCTAGAACGTGAAGGCTTTGGAGTGGTGGCGTCCAGCGAAGACTTGCAAGAAGGCGTCTCAGCTTTCATGGAAAAACGAAAGCCTGCATGGAAAGGCAAATAG